A single region of the Nitrososphaerales archaeon genome encodes:
- a CDS encoding DNA primase small subunit domain-containing protein produces the protein MEEQSLNLVKQSFKEFYFKHSDYVETPLRIEEREFGYMQFDNGMVRHLSFKDKGELNVHLVKYIPSDVYCSCAYYINPTAPIQEKIFKGADLIFDIDADELSLTCMKEHEVWICNNCGNVMTLKQNCTKCESVKIEKVSLACDNCIDAAKKEVKKLVSLLHEDLGIQEKEIKIYFSGNHGFHLHVYSKELEQLEAPSRADIADYVAGNNLIPEAVGIRRNSKSVREVISRFPTIDDIGWRGRIARVLMKDNKERPRIVKRILKNGYSQFKEELNRIARESGAHIDPKVTMDIHRVFRLQGTINSKSGLAKVPCNNIDDFDPFTSACVLAEDQVNVHVRYSPKFRLRENSFGPFKEQTIRLPTYAAVYLICKGLATAV, from the coding sequence GTGGAAGAGCAAAGCCTGAATCTGGTTAAGCAATCCTTCAAGGAGTTTTACTTCAAACATTCTGATTATGTTGAAACTCCTTTGCGCATTGAGGAGAGAGAATTTGGGTACATGCAGTTCGACAATGGGATGGTAAGGCACCTATCATTTAAGGACAAAGGAGAACTTAACGTGCACTTGGTAAAATATATACCGTCAGATGTTTACTGTTCATGTGCCTATTACATAAATCCGACAGCACCTATACAGGAAAAGATCTTCAAAGGCGCTGATCTTATATTTGACATTGATGCAGACGAATTGTCATTAACATGCATGAAGGAGCATGAAGTATGGATATGCAATAACTGCGGAAATGTTATGACGTTGAAGCAGAATTGCACAAAGTGCGAAAGCGTGAAAATTGAAAAGGTCTCTCTGGCATGCGACAATTGCATTGATGCGGCGAAAAAGGAGGTAAAGAAATTGGTATCATTGCTTCATGAGGATCTGGGTATACAGGAAAAGGAGATAAAAATATACTTTTCAGGCAACCATGGTTTTCATCTACATGTTTATAGTAAGGAATTGGAACAACTAGAGGCGCCAAGCAGGGCTGACATAGCTGATTATGTGGCAGGTAATAATCTGATTCCTGAAGCGGTTGGAATAAGAAGAAATAGTAAATCGGTAAGGGAGGTCATATCAAGATTTCCTACTATCGATGACATTGGTTGGCGTGGAAGAATAGCGAGAGTGCTCATGAAGGATAATAAAGAAAGACCAAGAATCGTCAAGAGAATACTGAAAAATGGGTATAGTCAGTTCAAGGAGGAGCTTAACCGAATAGCAAGAGAGAGTGGGGCACATATAGATCCGAAGGTTACTATGGATATTCATAGAGTATTCAGACTGCAGGGAACTATTAATAGCAAAAGTGGTTTAGCAAAAGTTCCATGTAATAATATAGACGATTTTGATCCCTTCACCAGTGCATGTGTTCTTGCTGAGGATCAGGTCAACGTACATGTGAGATATTCGCCAAAGTTCAGATTAAGGGAGAATTCGTTCGGCCCTTTTAAGGAGCAGACCATTAGGTTGCCTACATATGCGGCTGTATATCTTATATGCAAGGGTTTGGCAACTGCGGTCTAA